One window of the Panulirus ornatus isolate Po-2019 chromosome 12, ASM3632096v1, whole genome shotgun sequence genome contains the following:
- the LOC139752107 gene encoding cytochrome P450 2U1-like: MSWLTLLLLGLVVVLLYIALNQPDDRGMPPGPKGLPLVGNLFDLLWEDSVFFFTRLAEVYGPLCSVQLGMRRVVVINSTHWLTQAFVRQGDMFNHRPRGTVLSFIMGGKGIADAEGQVWRESRRFTLQVLREFGMGKSSVETYVNREVHDFLDVMQRNVGRAYNLHYDLATSVLNIVWHMFVGKRFSMGDKTLKWIVDSMEKSLTLVEQGGFLNYTPMLQFMGTFLKPRGFQVGRNIFHRLNYFTKLINDHKATLDDPDRVYDFMYEYLLEQRRQLNQGNTDTVLTDNQLKWLVSDLFIVGLDTTVTTLRWCFLLLVRHPEVQDKLFSELETTIGTDRFPMYEDRLRMPYTEAFITEVFRYGSITPLAMHGNPEETILGGYRIPKRTWIIGNIWGIHWDKKVWGDPENFRPERFLDESGQVIRSENVVPFSVGRRNCLGESLARIETFQFLMGTLQKYRISVPEGHAVPTTDFICGVTLNPKEFEVLLTQRTAKGG; encoded by the exons ATGTCATGGCTGACGTTGCTcctgctggggttggtggtggtcttGCTCTACATAGCTCTTAACCAGCCGGACGACCGAGGGATGCCTCCCGGACCAAAAGGCCTCCCGCTCGTCGGCAATCTGTTCGACCTCCTGTGGGAGGACTCCGTCTTCTTCTTCACCAG GTTGGCTGAGGTGTACGGTCCGTTGTGCAGCGTGCAGCTGGGGATGCGACGGGTCGTAGTCATCAACTCGACCCACTGGCTGACTCAAGCCTTCGTCAGGCAAGGGGATATGTTCAACCACCGACCCAGGGGCACCGTCCTGAGCTTCATCATGGGCGGTAAAG GCATCGCTGACGCGGAGGGCCAAGTGTGGCGGGAGTCGCGACGCTTCACACTGCAGGTGCTGAGGGAGTTCGGAATGGGCAAGAGCTCCGTGGAGACGTACGTCAACCGTGAGGTACACGACTTCCTCGACGTCATGCAG AGGAACGTTGGTCGGGCATACAACTTACACTATGACCTGGCCACGTCCGTCCTCAACATTGTGTGGCACATGTTCGTGGGCAAGAGGTTCTCCATGGGAGACAAGACACTGAAATGGATCGTCGACTCCATGGAGAAATCCCTCACACTGGTGGAGCAGGGCGGCTTCCTCAACTACACACCCATGTTACA GTTCATGGGGACTTTCCTGAAGCCGAGGGGTTTCCAAGTGGGGAGGAATATATTTCATCGTCTGAATTACTTTACGAAGTTGATCAACGACCACAAGGCCACGCTGGACGACCCCGACCGGGTCTACGACTTCATGTACGAGTATCTCTTGGAGCAGCGGCGGCAGCTGAACCAAGGCAACACCGACACGGTCTTAACAG ACAATCAGTTGAAGTGGTTGGTGAGTGACCTGTTCATCGTGGGTCTGGACACCACAGTCACGACTCTCCGCTGGTGTTTCCTGCTGCTGGTGCGCCACCCGGAGGTCCAGGATAAACTCTTCAGTGAACTGGAAACCACTATTGGGACGGACCGCTTCCCTAT gtATGAGGACCGTCTCCGGATGCCCTACACCGAGGCCTTCATAACTGAGGTGTTCCGGTACGGGTCCATCACCCCGCTGGCCATGCACGGGAACCCAGAAGAGACCATCTTGGGCGGCTACCGCATCCCTAAGAGAACCTGGATCATCGGGAACATCTGGGGGATCCACTGGGATAAGAAG gtgtggggtgacccGGAGAACTTCAGGCCAGAGAGGTTCCTGGACGAGTCTGGTCAAGTGATCCGGTCGGAAAACGTGGTGCCCTTCTCCGtcg GTCGTCGGAACTGTCTGGGCGAGTCCCTGGCCAGGATAGAGACCTTCCAGTTCCTGATGGGGACGTTGCAGAAGTACAGGATAAGCGTGCCTGAGGGCCATGCCGTGCCCACGACCGACTTCATCTGTGGTGTCACCTTGAACCCCAAGGAGTTCGAGGTCCTCTTGACCCAGAGAACTGCCAAGGGTGGTTAG